Proteins from a genomic interval of Dendropsophus ebraccatus isolate aDenEbr1 chromosome 6, aDenEbr1.pat, whole genome shotgun sequence:
- the RNF7 gene encoding RING-box protein 2, translating into MADRRAERSRPCVKMFSLKKWNAVAMWSWDVECDTCAICRVQVMDACLRCQAENKQEDCVVVWGECNHSFHNCCMSLWVKQNNRCPLCQQDWVVQRIGK; encoded by the exons ATGGCTGATCGGCGGGCGGAGCGATCCCGGCCGTGTGTCAAGATGTTTTCTCTAAAGAAATGGAACGCGGTGGCGATGTGGAGCTGGGACGTGGAGTGTGACACGTGCGCCATCTGCAGGGTGCAGGTTATGG ATGCCTGTTTGCGCTGCCAAGCTGAGAACAAGCAGGAGGACTGTGTAG TGGTATGGGGAGAATGTAATCACTCGTTCCACAACTGCTGCATGTCCCTGTGGGTGAAGCAGAACAACCGGTGCCCACTGTGCCAACAGGATTGGGTGGTGCAAAGAATAGGAAAATAA